From Leptospira ryugenii, a single genomic window includes:
- a CDS encoding AgmX/PglI C-terminal domain-containing protein — translation MRQTESGKSKSESVDKQILSDYNKREVNNTIKKHSRKIQHCYNEFLDTKPKITEGKIHVDWQIQPEGFVETPEIITSNFQSADFENCIKREISSWKFPPTPNRDRNTYAEFTFVFRKQENLSSKPDNAPQLRGTPIGNPL, via the coding sequence ATGAGACAAACAGAAAGTGGTAAGTCCAAAAGTGAATCTGTCGATAAACAAATATTATCCGATTACAATAAACGCGAAGTGAACAACACTATCAAAAAGCATAGTCGGAAAATCCAACACTGTTACAATGAATTCTTGGATACAAAGCCCAAGATTACCGAGGGCAAGATTCATGTAGACTGGCAGATTCAACCAGAAGGTTTTGTCGAGACCCCAGAGATCATTACGAGTAATTTCCAATCGGCAGATTTTGAGAACTGTATCAAACGAGAAATCTCATCTTGGAAATTTCCGCCTACGCCAAATCGTGATCGAAATACATACGCTGAATTTACTTTTGTATTTCGAAAGCAAGAAAATCTTTCTAGCAAACCTGACAACGCTCCTCAGCTGAGGGGCACTCCTATTGGTAACCCTCTCTAA
- a CDS encoding TetR/AcrR family transcriptional regulator — MPKIVDHNLYRIELLSKSLPIFVSKGVASVSMRELSKELGVSTGTLYHYFPTKEALFSSMVKHLVTLDAEAIHKLSEDTTSIIDIMNFISGKEMHFLNLILLAIDVKRHLSDSRELQKLVDDSFLAYETALNRFFQKETNGNGGKAFLAFFVGALFLKSKGDEDTSWIEFFEGLGYLGNLFSDQAKNID; from the coding sequence ATGCCCAAGATCGTTGATCATAATCTATATCGAATTGAATTGCTCTCGAAATCTTTACCCATTTTTGTGTCTAAGGGTGTTGCTTCCGTTTCAATGCGGGAACTCTCCAAAGAACTTGGAGTGTCAACAGGCACCTTATACCATTATTTCCCAACAAAAGAAGCCCTTTTTTCTTCTATGGTGAAACACTTGGTGACCTTAGATGCTGAGGCTATTCATAAACTATCTGAAGATACAACGAGCATCATCGATATTATGAACTTTATTTCAGGAAAGGAGATGCATTTTTTAAATTTGATTTTGTTGGCAATTGATGTGAAACGACACCTCTCTGATTCTAGAGAATTACAAAAGTTAGTTGATGATTCTTTCTTGGCCTATGAGACAGCATTAAATCGTTTCTTCCAAAAAGAGACAAATGGAAATGGAGGGAAGGCATTTCTTGCTTTTTTTGTGGGTGCCTTATTTTTGAAATCAAAAGGAGACGAAGATACTTCTTGGATAGAATTTTTTGAAGGTTTGGGATACTTAGGAAATCTATTTTCAGACCAGGCAAAAAATATTGACTAA
- a CDS encoding DUF445 domain-containing protein: MEDTSKLILFSMPFTYALIGYITNWLAIKMTFYPIRFYGYPPFFGWQGIIPRKANKIGSKFVEVITEKLLDVQQVTKRIDETIIETNLLASLEPVLQSTAKEIANGIEPQLWEKIPESFRKEIILKIKTESGNIIKKIIREIQTDLHSKLDIKKLVYDKMTGENTNLIVEMFQTVGGPEFKFIERSGLYFGFLIGLFQLFFWFQYPLPWSLPLQGVLVGYITNFLAIQMIFRPLEPRTYFGVVHYHGLFLKRKVEVSRSFAKIVSEEILSAKNILDELLFGKAADILIHDIQTEILIQIDKITTFTRPLLKTQTKWSKYEETKLAISKQISEATVLQARDLDRYVHRSLELEKEMSEKMIQLSSKDFESILRSAFQEDELLLILVGAFLGGCIGFLQMILV; this comes from the coding sequence ATGGAAGATACCAGTAAGCTTATCTTATTTTCTATGCCTTTCACCTATGCATTGATTGGTTATATTACCAATTGGTTAGCAATCAAGATGACATTTTATCCCATTCGGTTTTATGGCTACCCTCCCTTCTTTGGTTGGCAAGGCATCATCCCTAGGAAGGCAAATAAGATAGGTTCAAAATTTGTAGAAGTCATCACAGAAAAACTTTTGGATGTGCAACAGGTAACCAAACGAATCGATGAAACCATCATTGAGACCAACTTGCTTGCTTCTCTCGAGCCTGTTTTGCAAAGCACTGCAAAAGAGATTGCGAATGGAATCGAACCACAACTCTGGGAAAAAATTCCAGAATCATTTCGAAAAGAGATTATTTTAAAAATTAAAACAGAAAGTGGGAATATAATCAAAAAAATCATCAGAGAAATCCAAACGGACCTGCATTCAAAATTAGATATCAAAAAGCTAGTCTATGACAAAATGACTGGTGAGAACACCAATCTGATAGTGGAGATGTTCCAAACAGTTGGGGGACCAGAATTCAAGTTTATCGAGAGATCTGGCCTTTACTTTGGGTTTTTGATCGGGCTTTTCCAATTGTTTTTTTGGTTTCAATATCCGCTGCCTTGGAGTCTTCCATTACAAGGAGTTCTGGTAGGCTACATTACAAATTTTCTCGCGATCCAAATGATATTTAGACCATTGGAGCCCAGAACATACTTCGGTGTTGTCCATTACCATGGTTTGTTTTTGAAACGGAAAGTAGAAGTATCAAGATCCTTTGCAAAGATAGTTTCGGAAGAGATTCTCAGTGCAAAGAACATACTCGATGAATTATTATTTGGGAAAGCGGCCGATATTTTAATCCATGATATACAAACGGAAATTTTGATACAAATTGATAAGATCACAACTTTCACCAGACCTTTGTTAAAGACACAAACAAAATGGTCAAAATACGAAGAGACAAAATTAGCAATTTCTAAACAAATTTCAGAAGCAACTGTTTTGCAGGCACGTGACCTAGACCGATATGTCCACCGCTCATTGGAATTAGAAAAGGAGATGTCGGAAAAGATGATTCAACTCTCTTCTAAAGATTTTGAATCTATATTGCGCTCTGCATTCCAAGAAGATGAACTTTTGCTTATCCTTGTGGGAGCTTTTTTAGGTGGCTGTATCGGTTTTTTGCAAATGATACTTGTTTAA
- a CDS encoding helix-turn-helix domain-containing protein translates to MESFRLIDFSILGFGGIFCLIWAAGLSLQQKSKHRWIAVYFVSVSGIRLLWEAFALSGFAHHSPNLYATPIPLLYLIGPSLHFYYERLLGNENSSLDLIHFIPISIGTLPLFYWYGLDIQTKEVWMNSVLQGQGSPYDWCLRIWVLGPKVSILVYSSLVLFRKSSAGTMALRYMPKNLQRFSLLLLIYIFMMIAVDITGYVVGLRSLFTYSAWSHTFAAVCVYLYSKANPSVLLEISDAFQKVRYSQSKLVGLDLALAQTQLHSLMIRDALYEREDLRLPSLAEKLKLSPHQLSELINVHYQMSFNQYLNVHRILVACELLLKRDKTILTIAYEVGFNSKSAFNRAFKLLMGSSPTEYKENSSAFSKEKAALAEKIEPKL, encoded by the coding sequence ATGGAATCCTTTCGTCTGATTGATTTTTCTATCTTGGGGTTTGGTGGTATTTTTTGCCTCATTTGGGCAGCTGGACTGTCCCTTCAACAAAAGAGCAAACACAGATGGATAGCTGTCTATTTTGTCTCAGTCTCGGGGATTCGTCTACTTTGGGAGGCCTTTGCACTCTCAGGCTTTGCCCACCATTCACCTAACCTATATGCGACGCCCATCCCACTGCTTTATTTGATAGGACCATCGCTCCACTTTTACTATGAAAGGCTATTGGGAAACGAAAACTCATCCCTAGATCTAATTCATTTCATTCCTATAAGCATAGGCACTCTTCCACTGTTTTACTGGTATGGATTGGACATTCAGACAAAAGAAGTCTGGATGAATAGTGTCTTACAAGGCCAAGGCTCTCCATACGACTGGTGTTTGCGGATTTGGGTTCTTGGGCCAAAGGTGAGCATCCTTGTGTATTCCAGTTTGGTTCTATTTCGCAAGTCTTCTGCAGGCACTATGGCCCTTCGCTACATGCCGAAAAACTTACAACGTTTCTCCCTCCTCCTCCTTATATATATTTTTATGATGATCGCAGTCGATATCACAGGTTATGTGGTCGGTCTAAGGTCACTCTTTACCTACAGTGCCTGGTCCCATACCTTTGCAGCAGTATGCGTATACTTATACTCTAAGGCCAATCCTTCTGTCTTACTAGAGATTTCCGATGCTTTCCAAAAAGTTAGGTATTCCCAATCCAAATTGGTAGGACTCGATTTAGCTTTAGCCCAAACTCAATTGCACAGTCTGATGATCAGGGACGCATTGTACGAACGTGAGGATCTCCGATTGCCTAGTTTAGCAGAAAAATTGAAACTTAGTCCACACCAACTTTCAGAACTAATCAACGTCCACTACCAAATGAGTTTCAACCAATACCTGAATGTGCACAGAATTTTGGTTGCATGCGAACTCCTACTCAAAAGAGATAAAACCATCCTAACCATTGCCTATGAAGTAGGTTTCAATTCAAAATCCGCCTTCAATAGAGCCTTCAAATTGTTGATGGGAAGTTCTCCGACAGAATACAAAGAAAACTCCTCTGCATTCTCAAAAGAAAAAGCTGCCTTAGCCGAAAAAATAGAACCTAAATTATAG
- a CDS encoding fatty acid desaturase, with product MFLTDRIGLPKAKKAPRSQTNGETKRITINGAEIESQAGESILSAALRQGINFPHSCRVGGCATCKCKLEDGKVKELTETGYLLSDEELDQGYILACQSIPQSDVKIQVENKETYTGHVLQQKILTHDICELTVQLNRAVEYKAGQYVSLSIEGMDAERNYSIANAPDRKGIVRFIIRKVPNGKLSNYIFDHNLSGKAVKVTGAFGNFYLRESKKPILMIAGGSGLAPILAMIEQGILNGIKRPLTVLFGARRREDLYKVTELQKIQKVWKGKFNFVPVLSEEPNGSSWKGERGLVTAKIKEHLSKSTEAYLCGPPPMVDAASKELVQNGISKENIFADRFTTIDHSLSLNIDDKDSRRKANYLDYLKFFLFHAVGLTSIVSLLMGGTYTTIGLFSLLFFYIVGDAISGDDKSTPSYAKPQVLTLQLWMALPILSFIFFCSAWSVSPVDTFGFGSLLTKVFGYDFNLAKENTSLWQHFYGVVLTGLMIGLVGTITAHELTHRTWDKISMLIGRWLLAFSFDTIFSIEHVYGHHRYVSTTEDPATAPRGRNVYFHIFASTIKGNISAWEIEVKRLKRKDLGIFSYHNAFIRGHLMSLSLVAIAYLIGGIPGMCFFIAAGLFGKALLEIVNYMEHYGMVRLPEEPVQPRHSWNTNKRISSWTMFNLTRHSHHHAQGEVPYQDLRPYPNAPMMISGYLTTIVVALIPPVWHYLMTPKVLEWDRKFASPEELELARIANEKSGIPALLESNKH from the coding sequence ATGTTCCTAACTGATAGAATCGGCCTGCCCAAGGCCAAAAAAGCCCCAAGGTCCCAAACAAACGGCGAGACCAAACGAATCACCATCAACGGAGCTGAAATCGAAAGCCAGGCTGGCGAAAGTATCTTGAGTGCTGCCCTTAGACAAGGGATCAATTTTCCCCATAGCTGCCGTGTCGGAGGTTGTGCAACCTGTAAGTGTAAATTGGAAGATGGCAAAGTTAAGGAATTAACCGAAACAGGTTACCTATTGTCTGATGAAGAGCTCGACCAAGGATACATCCTCGCATGCCAGAGCATTCCACAATCTGATGTCAAGATCCAAGTTGAAAATAAAGAAACATATACTGGACATGTCCTCCAACAAAAAATTCTAACGCATGATATTTGTGAACTTACAGTTCAACTAAACCGCGCAGTGGAATACAAAGCTGGGCAATATGTATCCTTATCCATTGAAGGAATGGATGCAGAAAGAAATTATTCCATTGCGAATGCGCCAGACCGAAAAGGAATCGTTCGATTTATCATCCGCAAAGTTCCCAATGGTAAACTTTCAAATTACATCTTTGATCATAATCTTTCCGGCAAAGCAGTTAAGGTAACAGGTGCATTTGGGAATTTCTATCTAAGGGAAAGCAAAAAACCTATCCTCATGATCGCTGGTGGCAGTGGGCTAGCTCCCATTCTCGCAATGATTGAGCAAGGAATCCTGAATGGTATCAAAAGACCATTAACAGTTCTATTTGGAGCTAGACGAAGAGAAGATTTATACAAAGTAACAGAACTACAAAAGATCCAAAAAGTTTGGAAAGGGAAATTCAACTTTGTACCTGTACTCTCAGAAGAGCCAAACGGTAGTTCGTGGAAAGGTGAAAGAGGTCTTGTCACTGCAAAAATCAAAGAACACCTCTCCAAGTCTACGGAAGCTTATCTTTGTGGACCACCTCCTATGGTAGATGCTGCATCAAAGGAATTAGTCCAAAATGGAATCAGCAAAGAGAACATCTTTGCAGACCGATTTACAACAATTGATCATTCGTTGAGTTTGAACATTGACGACAAAGACTCTCGAAGAAAAGCAAACTATCTGGACTACCTCAAATTCTTTTTATTTCATGCAGTAGGACTTACCTCCATCGTGAGTTTGCTAATGGGAGGAACCTATACAACTATAGGTTTGTTCTCATTACTATTCTTCTACATCGTTGGAGATGCGATTTCAGGCGATGATAAAAGTACGCCTAGTTATGCCAAGCCTCAAGTCCTCACACTCCAACTCTGGATGGCCTTACCTATACTTTCCTTTATCTTCTTTTGTTCTGCTTGGTCTGTAAGCCCGGTAGATACATTTGGATTTGGATCATTGCTCACAAAAGTATTTGGGTATGATTTTAATTTGGCAAAAGAAAACACGAGTTTATGGCAACATTTTTATGGAGTTGTATTGACTGGTTTGATGATTGGTCTTGTTGGAACCATCACTGCACATGAATTAACCCATAGAACTTGGGATAAGATCTCAATGCTCATTGGTCGTTGGTTATTGGCATTTAGTTTCGATACCATTTTCTCCATTGAACACGTGTATGGTCACCATAGATATGTTTCCACCACAGAAGATCCCGCGACCGCACCAAGAGGTAGAAATGTTTACTTTCATATCTTTGCCTCAACCATCAAAGGAAATATCAGTGCCTGGGAAATTGAAGTAAAACGTTTGAAACGAAAAGATTTAGGAATCTTTTCCTACCACAATGCATTCATTCGGGGCCATTTAATGAGCCTTAGCTTAGTAGCCATTGCGTATTTAATCGGGGGTATTCCAGGGATGTGCTTCTTTATCGCGGCTGGTTTATTTGGAAAAGCATTGCTCGAAATCGTAAACTATATGGAACACTATGGTATGGTTCGACTGCCTGAAGAGCCTGTTCAACCACGTCACTCCTGGAACACAAACAAAAGAATTAGCTCTTGGACCATGTTCAACCTAACACGACACTCACATCACCATGCGCAAGGGGAAGTTCCTTACCAAGATTTGAGACCATATCCAAATGCACCAATGATGATCAGTGGATATCTAACTACAATTGTTGTCGCTTTGATACCTCCTGTTTGGCACTATCTGATGACTCCCAAGGTTCTAGAATGGGATCGCAAGTTTGCAAGTCCTGAAGAATTGGAACTTGCAAGAATTGCCAACGAAAAAAGTGGAATACCAGCCTTACTAGAATCTAACAAACATTAA
- a CDS encoding OmpP1/FadL family transporter produces the protein MKRPILILILFLLPVILIAGSYGDVYGGFPRQSGMAGAVSSFVNNSSSPFYNIAGLARKNEQELIREKSADPTKEERQGFHELSLSYNYVDPRISTNLARRESLSETKDHHLTFGLTLNLNEIYKTNNRLRFGINLISPATGNLVTINDQNPNVPRPIQSGAANERPIILGGLAYEIWKDHLFFGIGFNAFLRGGGSILLKNVPISQNQSTPDQQVILQLKPIINPIFGLQFHWRNFDFGLSYRRETFLSVDPLATRAQTTLLGIQLDLDLALLDLYQPKVYTGGISYLHKERYRFGFDVNLEKWSEYRISRTKATYSGAPEVKDTTNLRFGFEYLWKPETSFRLGYARRPSAIGDTSGRANLLDFDRNIYTIGMSYTITDQTSSYLANLKKAIVLDLVLDYQTWTSREITKREPSPDNPNYSYGGKALHIGFGITTFL, from the coding sequence ATGAAACGCCCCATATTGATCCTTATCCTTTTCCTATTGCCTGTGATTCTGATAGCGGGTTCCTATGGAGATGTGTATGGTGGATTTCCGCGCCAATCGGGGATGGCGGGCGCAGTGTCTTCTTTTGTGAATAACTCTTCTTCTCCGTTTTACAACATTGCTGGATTAGCGAGAAAGAATGAACAAGAATTGATCCGCGAAAAGTCTGCTGATCCAACGAAAGAGGAAAGACAAGGATTTCACGAGCTGAGCCTTTCCTATAATTATGTAGATCCCAGAATTAGTACAAATTTGGCGAGAAGGGAAAGTCTCTCTGAAACAAAAGATCACCACCTAACGTTTGGTCTGACTTTAAACTTAAATGAAATTTATAAAACAAATAACAGGCTTCGTTTTGGGATCAATTTGATAAGCCCTGCCACTGGAAATTTGGTTACAATCAATGATCAAAATCCAAACGTACCAAGACCCATCCAATCGGGTGCAGCCAACGAACGTCCCATCATTCTGGGAGGACTTGCCTATGAAATTTGGAAAGACCATTTGTTCTTTGGAATTGGATTCAATGCGTTTCTAAGAGGAGGAGGTTCTATCCTTCTAAAAAATGTTCCGATCTCACAAAATCAGTCTACACCTGACCAGCAAGTGATATTACAATTGAAACCTATCATCAATCCTATCTTTGGATTACAATTTCATTGGAGAAATTTTGATTTCGGCCTTTCGTATAGAAGAGAAACCTTTTTATCCGTAGACCCTCTCGCCACAAGAGCTCAAACCACTCTCCTTGGCATCCAACTTGATCTAGACTTAGCCTTATTGGATTTGTACCAACCCAAAGTATATACAGGTGGAATCTCATATCTACATAAAGAGAGATATAGATTTGGATTTGATGTGAACTTAGAAAAATGGAGTGAATACCGAATCTCTAGGACCAAAGCTACTTACAGTGGCGCACCAGAAGTGAAAGACACAACAAATCTAAGGTTTGGATTCGAATATTTGTGGAAACCCGAAACAAGCTTTCGTCTTGGTTATGCGAGAAGGCCTAGTGCAATCGGTGATACGAGTGGAAGGGCAAATCTCTTGGATTTTGATCGCAACATTTACACCATTGGCATGAGTTATACGATAACTGACCAAACCTCAAGCTATTTAGCCAATCTAAAAAAGGCAATCGTATTGGATCTAGTACTCGACTACCAAACCTGGACTTCAAGAGAGATTACGAAGAGAGAGCCCTCCCCTGACAATCCCAATTATAGTTATGGAGGAAAAGCTCTGCACATAGGTTTTGGAATCACAACATTCCTTTAA
- a CDS encoding Ig-like domain-containing protein, with amino-acid sequence MDRKKMVRTCVMAVLVFITLQCKNGKSTNVGSEFSAVLSSGSNPVDSRQTPVDPISFAPNLPTAVGFGSSGPEVRFLFLTNSVDRYKPLEFEFSEAMDPVSVSNALTIKNITTDTVLSNFSLRWTSPVNLSIRFGEELNSDQLYEVEISSIARNANLNASLLVFRQSFRTEKAIQISRSLLVNTTQMFPIGTNKGIVLNKNTTTSLRLNIAVNHPEVTKEILLCKLGLLDSSNPLAVVCSSMVATGVKLCSGDCTASLSFDLLNSSILPPNIGSNLYFIRVETLAGSFSYFSVNFQYGELAADPNSKLPKIANLMIGQDSGIGAISELITRFAKGNFKLYDTLSSSDKSLNQFINKKSNHFPGGNCIPWPSAKLASAPSPNKIDYLSTIGPFCGIEVTGTIFESNAYPDVNYRAKADIYITSLTIDESSFPSGDTNLNFQFDIKNGIFDINILGKKLRGKFSIVLKVEEIEFFDYLLANTLVYYGQSIPGTDGDEVSFAYNEDPPVEVARRAFVRSLLQVNAQGKLNLTVQPYSFPSNFQSNIDCLSLPSTVSPSYVFACNPFASDWANHIQVNQVTGTGAVAAIVADVINQQIPSLKNKIVQNVLKDVTERVTPEILNNILGQLDSGILIGLPDYLPKPLNQVVLKLNANLEQDTAAKQDGTNFGLEGSLNASLVTCVKDSLNRCPWDVGYTRPSFPVSPYGTQSYIRTKSNLSFSSNLANTSANPGVLLKLHPDLINQALYHLWWNGGFNFEIDKPFIESINQFAGSSSLLNLTTSLLKADPIVTIFAPGQNNVKTANGAIYPNDDIVLSLQPVHPIYLEKGELSGNATLEQTKLKISFADLEITIRGKRSDSQRPNCPSLECKDGNLYTIAKVRISLKSNANLSFGKYALPNCVGTCTFSSSILASIGNPSLRIVTSKDIGELFYLIEPLEGQVNNPLALRPSGIKEIVNPLVKSLIVPLLNNITRDIPLPKLRACGMELYDLETLPIPGNESETYVLLHAKVQNILFTGSCRL; translated from the coding sequence ATGGATAGAAAGAAGATGGTAAGAACTTGTGTGATGGCCGTTTTAGTGTTCATCACATTACAGTGCAAGAACGGCAAATCAACTAATGTTGGATCTGAGTTCAGTGCGGTTTTGTCTTCAGGCTCAAACCCTGTAGACAGCCGCCAAACCCCAGTCGATCCAATCAGTTTTGCGCCAAACCTTCCCACAGCGGTAGGATTTGGAAGTTCTGGGCCTGAAGTTCGTTTCCTCTTCCTTACCAATAGTGTGGATCGATATAAACCACTAGAATTCGAATTTTCAGAGGCTATGGATCCAGTTTCGGTCTCCAATGCTCTCACGATTAAAAATATCACAACGGATACTGTTCTTTCCAATTTCAGTCTTCGTTGGACAAGTCCAGTCAATCTCTCCATCAGGTTTGGCGAAGAGCTCAACTCCGACCAATTGTATGAAGTAGAGATCAGTTCTATTGCCAGAAATGCCAACTTGAATGCTTCTCTTCTCGTCTTTCGCCAATCCTTTCGTACAGAGAAAGCCATTCAGATTTCCCGAAGTCTGCTTGTAAATACAACTCAAATGTTTCCCATTGGAACCAACAAAGGTATAGTCTTAAACAAAAATACAACGACGAGTCTTCGACTGAATATTGCGGTCAATCATCCAGAGGTTACTAAAGAAATCCTACTTTGTAAGCTTGGCCTATTGGATTCATCAAATCCACTAGCGGTTGTTTGCTCCTCAATGGTTGCGACAGGGGTAAAACTATGTAGTGGTGATTGTACAGCAAGTCTCAGTTTTGATTTACTCAACTCATCTATCCTTCCACCAAATATTGGAAGTAACCTTTACTTTATCCGAGTTGAGACCCTAGCAGGAAGTTTTAGTTATTTTAGTGTCAACTTTCAATATGGAGAATTAGCAGCAGACCCAAATAGCAAGTTACCAAAAATCGCAAATTTGATGATTGGCCAAGACTCTGGTATTGGTGCTATATCTGAACTCATCACTCGGTTTGCAAAAGGGAATTTCAAATTATATGATACCCTAAGTTCTTCCGATAAATCGCTAAACCAATTCATCAACAAAAAATCAAATCATTTCCCAGGTGGAAATTGTATCCCTTGGCCTTCAGCTAAATTAGCGAGCGCACCTTCACCCAATAAAATTGATTATCTATCGACCATTGGGCCTTTTTGTGGCATTGAAGTAACTGGAACTATATTTGAAAGCAATGCCTATCCTGATGTTAACTATAGAGCCAAGGCAGACATTTACATTACCAGTTTAACGATCGATGAATCCAGTTTTCCATCAGGAGATACAAACTTAAACTTCCAATTTGATATCAAGAATGGAATATTTGATATCAATATTCTTGGAAAAAAACTACGCGGAAAGTTTTCGATTGTATTGAAAGTTGAAGAGATAGAATTCTTTGACTATTTGCTCGCAAACACCTTGGTATACTATGGCCAATCAATTCCGGGCACCGACGGAGATGAAGTCAGCTTTGCATACAATGAAGACCCACCAGTTGAAGTAGCCAGAAGAGCCTTTGTGCGATCCCTACTCCAAGTGAACGCACAAGGTAAACTAAATCTTACCGTTCAACCTTATTCATTTCCTTCTAATTTCCAATCCAATATAGACTGCCTGAGTCTTCCGAGTACTGTCTCTCCCTCCTATGTGTTTGCTTGCAATCCCTTTGCGAGCGATTGGGCAAATCATATTCAAGTGAACCAAGTTACAGGTACGGGAGCCGTGGCCGCTATTGTAGCAGATGTTATCAATCAACAAATCCCTAGCTTGAAAAATAAAATCGTACAGAATGTACTTAAGGATGTAACTGAGAGAGTCACTCCGGAGATTTTGAACAACATCCTTGGACAATTGGATTCGGGTATTTTGATTGGTTTACCTGACTATTTGCCAAAGCCATTAAACCAGGTTGTACTAAAACTCAATGCAAATTTAGAACAAGACACAGCTGCCAAACAAGATGGAACAAACTTTGGTTTAGAAGGGAGTTTAAATGCTTCCTTGGTCACTTGCGTGAAAGATTCCTTGAACAGATGTCCATGGGATGTCGGATACACTAGGCCATCCTTTCCCGTCTCTCCTTATGGAACACAATCTTATATCAGAACAAAATCTAATCTATCCTTCAGCTCCAATCTAGCCAATACGAGTGCCAATCCCGGAGTATTGTTAAAGCTACACCCTGATCTAATCAACCAAGCTCTTTACCATTTATGGTGGAACGGAGGATTCAACTTTGAAATTGATAAACCCTTTATCGAGAGTATCAACCAGTTTGCAGGTTCTTCTTCCTTACTGAATTTGACAACTTCACTTCTAAAGGCTGATCCCATTGTTACCATCTTTGCACCAGGACAGAACAATGTAAAAACTGCTAATGGTGCCATCTATCCCAATGATGATATCGTACTTTCATTGCAGCCAGTACACCCAATTTACTTAGAAAAAGGTGAACTTTCTGGCAATGCAACACTTGAACAAACAAAACTAAAAATTAGTTTTGCCGATTTAGAAATTACGATACGAGGGAAACGATCAGATAGCCAAAGACCAAATTGCCCATCCCTGGAATGTAAAGATGGCAACCTCTATACCATTGCCAAGGTCAGGATCAGCTTAAAATCAAATGCAAATCTCAGTTTTGGGAAGTATGCCTTACCCAATTGTGTTGGTACGTGCACATTTTCTAGTTCAATCCTTGCCTCCATAGGAAATCCAAGTTTGCGAATCGTAACAAGCAAAGATATCGGGGAATTATTTTATTTAATTGAACCATTAGAAGGACAGGTCAATAATCCACTCGCTCTCAGACCATCGGGTATCAAAGAAATTGTAAACCCTCTCGTAAAATCGCTCATCGTTCCTCTTTTGAATAATATCACAAGAGATATCCCATTACCAAAATTGCGTGCCTGTGGAATGGAACTGTATGACTTAGAAACCTTGCCCATCCCTGGCAACGAAAGTGAAACCTACGTACTCTTACATGCAAAGGTGCAGAATATTCTTTTCACAGGGAGCTGCCGATTATGA